The window CGAGATGATCCTCGAGCTCGGCGCGGATCTCGTCAGGATGGTCTTCGAACGGCCGGCGCTTCACGCTTCGGTCTCCAGTGCGCCCATGACGGTCCGGGCGTAGCTGCTCCACTGCGCACTCTCGTGCTCCAGCCGCTCGCGCCCCGCTTTGGCCAGCGTGTAGTAGCGTGCTCTGCGGTTGGTCTCGGAGACGCCCCATTCGGCCTGCAGCCATCCGCGCTGCTTCATGCGGTGCAGCGCCGGGTAGAGCGTGCCCTCCTCGATGGGGAGATCCGGCCCCAGCCGCTCTTCCAGCCACTCCAGGATGCCGTAGCCGTGGCGGGGACCGGCCCTCAGGGCCTGCAGGACCAGCAGTTCGAGCGCACCACGCAGGAAATGCGTGCGCAGGCTGGGATCTTCAGAATGGGTCATGAGCGGCCTTTCCCTTGGTGACACCAAGGA is drawn from Gemmatimonadota bacterium and contains these coding sequences:
- a CDS encoding PadR family transcriptional regulator; this encodes MTHSEDPSLRTHFLRGALELLVLQALRAGPRHGYGILEWLEERLGPDLPIEEGTLYPALHRMKQRGWLQAEWGVSETNRRARYYTLAKAGRERLEHESAQWSSYARTVMGALETEA